The genome window AATGAAAACGGGCTGGTCGAGGTTTTAAATCCTTCGGCGGTATTTCTGGCCGAGTGCCCGGAAAAGACACCCGGTTCCATAGTTACGGCCAGCATGGAAGGTTCAAGGCCGATCCTGGTCGAAATCCAGGCTCTGGCAGGTAATACCAGTTTCGGGACTCCACGCAGGACAATATTAGGAATAGATCAGAATCGCGTTGCTCTTCTTCTTGCTGTAATTGAAAAAAAGCTGAACATGCATATGATGGGGCAGGATATATTCATGAATGTTGCTGGAGGTGTCAAAATAGATGAACCTGCAATTGATCTCGGCATAGTCTCTGCTGTGGTATCGAGTTTCCTGGACAGGCCGATTTTAGAGAGAACCGTTGTAGTCGGCGAAGTCGGTTTGACCGGTGAAATCAGAGCGATAAGTAATATTGATATACGAATATCGGAAGCGGAAAAAATGGGTTTTTCAAGATGTCTTGTACCCCAAAGCAATCTGAAACGCATAGCTGTAAACAAGGGTATGGAACTTATAGGTATCAAAACAATATCCGATGCAGCGGAGGTCTTGTTTTAAACCTATGAAACGACCGGCATCAAAAAAAAACAGGTGGGAAGATCATTATACTCGCAAAGCGAAAAAAGATAAATATCCGGCACGGTCTGTTTATAAGCTTCAAGAAATCCAGAAAAAATTCAGGGTTATCAAAAAAAATGATTCCGTACTTGATCTTGGCTGCGCACCCGGCTCATGGCTGATCTACGTAGCTGAATTAACAGGCCGCACGGGTAGTGTGGCGGGAATCGACTTAGAGCCGGTTATATGCAATCTGCCTGCTCATGTTACAGTCCATACCGCTGATATGTTAGCGGAAAATAATTCTTTTTTTAATGAGAAAAAGCAATTTAATGTAGTGCTTAGCGATATGGCTCCTTCCACAGCGGGTAATAAGCACCTGGACAATACCAGATCTTTTAATCTTGCCATGGCCGCTCTTGAGTGCGCGCAAAAAAGATTGAAACCTGGTGGAACTTTTGTATGTAAAATATTTCAGGGAGAGGATTTTAATTTTTTTTTAAATCTGGTAAGAAAGAATTTTCATAAAATAAATATTTTTAAACCTCAAAGCAGCCGAAAAGCAAGCAGAGAGATTTATATAATCGGATCGGATTTTTTGACAAAAAAAGACCTTTGAAAACGGATAAAAGATAGCGTTTCGCAAAGGCCTCATAAAAGGAGATTGGAATGTCGGGACATAGTAAATGGTCTACTATAAAACATAAAAAGGGCGCTGCGGATGCAAAGCGAGGTAAAATTTTCACAAGACTGATCAAGGAGATAACTGTCGCAGCTCGTATGGGTGGCGGCGATGCCGACGCAAATCCGAGGCTTAGGACAGCCATAGCGGCTGCTAAAAATGAAAATATGCCTAAGGATAACATTGAAAGGGCCATAAAAAAAGGGACCGGTGAACTGGAAGGTGTTAATTATGAAGAAACAGCTTACGAAGGTTACGGCCC of Desulfosarcina sp. BuS5 contains these proteins:
- a CDS encoding RlmE family RNA methyltransferase, which encodes MKRPASKKNRWEDHYTRKAKKDKYPARSVYKLQEIQKKFRVIKKNDSVLDLGCAPGSWLIYVAELTGRTGSVAGIDLEPVICNLPAHVTVHTADMLAENNSFFNEKKQFNVVLSDMAPSTAGNKHLDNTRSFNLAMAALECAQKRLKPGGTFVCKIFQGEDFNFFLNLVRKNFHKINIFKPQSSRKASREIYIIGSDFLTKKDL